A window from Leishmania donovani BPK282A1 complete genome, chromosome 27 encodes these proteins:
- a CDS encoding 2-oxoglutarate dehydrogenase subunit, putative: MMRRALSGAVAVRASAMRSYTDARTIRKPNPYDQLVNAENQHYVEDLMRQYEADSALVDPSWVPVLEAIRSGSDDSPVVATFSRPTDAKSLSEKQRHDNMRLSWMIREYERFGHHMANVDPLSGYHADNRILGSRTLAPEEFGFTKDDLTHVFNVTFGASHEATFVSGGTAMTLQQIIDQLRRLYCGPIGFEFMSSGFFELRNWFRQEVMDSLQPLPAEERRLYYNDVVKACGFEKFLQLKYATKHRFGLDGGEALIPALKAAILTSSDLGVQSAIIGMAHRGRLNVLANVLRKSLRAILNEFEGRVAIEDAHLTGDVEYHLGKRKHVKLPNNKSIELDLLPNPSHLEAVNPLVLGKARARQIYTNDVECTAVLPILIHGDAAFAGQGSCYETMGFCELENFHVGGTLHLVINNQIGFTTNPKDSRASAYCTDLSKVNNAPVMHVNGDDVDACVKAAKIAARFRQQFHHDIIIDLVCYRRYGHNETDLPDFTQPQLYNQIRQHPSVVDIYTKTLIRDGVLTAEEAKAKDKEWEGVLRQAYDRMNSAQNFVKVMPVFDPESENTSADLSYAKIAATRVPPPVSAVDTGVETQTLRMAGLRLASIPKEMQKPHPVVERTYAARKKGTEQGDAIEWCQAELMALATLSMQGVPIRLTGEDVERGTFTQRHAGITDMKTNLKYFPVKTLSPSQALITISNSSLSELGVCGFEMGYNMENTRSITIWEAQFGDFANGAQVIFDQFLSCCEEKWNEHSSLVLSLPHGYSGAGPEHSSARVERFLQLSDDGDRVPSDFRHFPNDQALEIRIRRHNWQVTYPSTPANYFHLLRRQGLREFAKPLINFFSKARLRAPNLSKLSDMTQGTSFKAVIDTARAKDTVARKVVFCSGQIESIVNDAKAARQKETPGVHDDVVLVTVEQLAPFPWEQVADVMEKYAQRNLNTEFVWLQEEPRNMGMWTHMRPRMNSLMHHLGLKQKRINVVSRPSAASPSTGYGSVHVAEEKKLIAETLA, from the coding sequence ATGATGCGCCGCGCATTGAgtggtgccgtcgccgtccgcgcgtcggcgatgcgcaGTTATACGGACGCCCGCACGATCCGCAAGCCGAACCCATATGACCAGCTCGTCAACGCCGAGAACCAGCACTACGTGGAGGATCTCATGCGACAGTACGAGGCTGACAGCGCTCTTGTCGATCCCAGCTGGGTGCCCGTGCTGGAGGCAATTCGGTCCGGAAGTGACGATTCTCCGGTTGTGGCGACGTTCAGCCGCCCGACAGACGCCAAGTCATTGTCGGAAAAGCAGCGCCACGACAATATGCGCCTTTCGTGGATGATCCGCGAATACGAGCGGTTTGGCCACCATATGGCGAACGTGGACCCGCTCAGCGGCTACCACGCCGATAATCGTATCCTGGGATCTCGCACACTGGCGCCGGAGGAGTTCGGCTTCACCAAGGATGATCTGACGCATGTCTTCAACGTCACTTTTGGCGCCAGCCACGAGGCGACCTTTGTCAGCGGTGGCACTGCcatgacgctgcagcagattATCGATCAACTCCGCCGGCTCTACTGTGGACCGATCGGGTTCGAGTTCATGTCGTCGGGCTTCTTCGAGCTGCGCAACTGGTTCCGGCAGGAGGTCATGGACTCCCTGCAGCCCTTGCCAGCCGAGGAGCGTAGGCTTTACTACAACGACGTCGTGAAGGCCTGTGGCTTCGAGAAGTTTCTGCAGTTGAAGTACGCCACAAAGCATCGCTTCggcctcgacggcggcgaggcgctcaTTCCGGCCTTGAAGGCCGCCATCCTCACGTCGAGCGACCTCGGCGTGCAGAGCGCGATCATCGGCATGGCACACCGCGGCCGCCTGAATGTCCTGGCGAACGTGCTGCGCAAGTCCCTGCGCGCCATCCTCAACGAGTTCGAAGGCCGCGTGGCGATCGAGGATGCGCACCTCACCGGCGACGTCGAGTACCATCTCGGCAAGCGCAAGCACGTGAAACTGCCAAACAACAAGTCCATCGAGCTGGACCTGCTGCCGAACCCCTCCCATCTCGAAGCCGTAAACCCGCTGGTGCTGGGTaaggcgcgtgcgcggcaaATCTACACGAACGACGTGGAgtgcacggcggtgctgccgatcCTCATccacggcgacgccgcatTCGCGGGTCAAGGGTCGTGCTACGAGACGATGGGCTTCTGCGAGCTAGAAAACTTCCACGTCGGTGGCACGCTGCATTTGGTCATCAACAACCAGATTGGATTCACCACCAACCCGAAGGactcgcgcgccagcgcctaCTGCACCGACCTGTCAAAGGTGAACAACGCCCCCGTGATGCACGTCAACGGTGATGACGTGGACGCGTGCGTGAAGGCGGCCAAGATTGCCGCACGCTTCCGCCAGCAGTTCCACCACGACATCATCATCGACCTCGTCTGCTACCGCCGCTACGGACACAACGAAACCGACCTGCCCGACTTTACCCAGCCGCAGCTGTACAACCAGATTCGCCAGCACCCCAGCGTCGTAGACATTTACACCAAGACCCTCATCAGGGACGGCGTGCtgacggcagaggaggccaAAGCGAAGGACAAGGAATGGGAGGGCGTCCTGCGCCAGGCGTACGACCGCATGAACAGCGCACAGAACTTCGTGAAAGTCATGCCCGTGTTTGACCCCGAGAGCGAGAACACCTCGGCCGATTTGTCGTACGCGAAGATCGCTGCCAcacgtgtgccgccgccggttTCGGCGGTGGACACCGGCGTCGAGACTCAGACGCTACGCATGGCCGGCTTGCGCCTGGCGTCGATCCCGAAGGAGATGCAGAAGCCGCACCCGGTGGTGGAACGGACGTACGCGGCGCGCAAGAAGGGCACGGAGCAGGGGGACGCAATCGAGTGGTGTCAGGCAGAGCTCATGGCGTTGGCGACACTCTCAATGCAAGGGGTGCCGATCCGGCTGACTGGCGAGGATGTCGAGCGCGGCACCTTCACCCAGCGCCACGCCGGCATTACGGACATGAAGACGAACCTCAAGTACTTCCCGGTGAAGACGCTGTCGCCTTCGCAGGCCCTCATCACAATCTCCAACAGCTCCCTCTCTGAgctcggcgtctgcggcttTGAGATGGGGTACAACATGGAGAACACCCGCTCCATCACCATTTGGGAGGCCCAGTTCGGCGACTTCGCTAACGGTGCACAGGTGATCTTCGACCAGTTcctcagctgctgcgaggaGAAGTGGAATGAGCACAGTAGCCTCGtcctgtcgctgccgcacggCTACTCGGGCGCCGGCCCCGAGCACAGCTCTGCTCGCGTGGAACGCTTCCTGCAGCtgagcgacgacggcgaccgAGTGCCATCGGACTTTCGCCACTTCCCCAACGACCAGGCGCTCGAAATCCGCATCCGTCGCCACAACTGGCAGGTGACCTACCCCAGCACTCCGGCGAACTACTTTCAtcttctgcgccgccaaGGACTCCGCGAATTTGCGAAGCCGCTCATCAATTTCTTCTCGAaggcgcgcctgcgtgcgccgAACCTATCAAAGCTGTCCGACATGACTCAGGGGACCAGTTTCAAGGCGGTCATTGACACCGCACGCGCCAAGGACACGGTGGCCCGCAAGGTCGTGTTCTGCTCTGGCCAAATCGAGAGCATTGTGAATGATGCAAAGGCCGCCAGGCAGAAGGAGACGCCAGGCGTgcacgacgacgtcgtcctcgtcacAGTCGAGCAGCTGGCTCCGTTCCCGTGGGAACAGGTGGCGGATGTGATGGAGAAGTACGCGCAGCGTAACCTCAACACGGAGTTTGTGtggctgcaggaggagccACGCAACATGGGCATGTGGACGCACATGCGGCCCCGCATGAACAGCCTGATGCACCATCTCGGCCTCAAGCAGAAGCGCATTAACGTCGTGAGCCGCCCGTCTGCAGCTTCGCCGTCCACGGGCTACGGCTCCGTGCacgtggcggaggagaagaagctTATCGCGGAAACCCTCGCATGA
- a CDS encoding phosphatidylinositol (3,5) kinase, putative, with product MPTDRSLWVEDKYALRCRGCGKKFTVFRRRHHCRRCGQVFCYECLNPLPTAASTPQNIVFSVYQWFSPSPATPLSTPTSAQARKTTEKTEVVGSSRDGAAAAAGATAAAAELSMRLCCRCAATIAENAAREASVSHDEFEPSSLPVHSTAPLGPMMPSPLMRSVSLPCPPLSQLNTPMRLSGRGLPEGAPSPAPRRTPPSFEAARQSEAEGPPYMVAPELLEGTARHAETAEEREVTYSIGRVRRPPPSVMTQWWKAHQEALTNKEARTFPVQRTGPCASTLESAGALVRTLSGHADFHARFFLEEDVTQSPSDPNGGVMGSAAVVPVAAAPAPPRGFLDDFGAACTTHLEARIQHMLQSYFPNLGGPRLCCHLADVAWHIVCHTVVALDANILDHLSSFFILDPAQPAQCIVYPGLVNRRRLPSKRVMSPCDHPRVLLLAGHLSYPVQPAEDLVEYVRSYSGYLDKLFQRLVMWHPDVIVVEGGMHHYLRARIEEEGQMRLVLDVGRDFLVQLSWCLRADIIADLQYVGVGDLATTAPLGHCTRFEVLELAEEVHCCGFRGFDALSFHTLVLRGGCPSGGVVAHDSSDGEQQWETMEKVVREAVVVAYHLALQAHGAAALVRKGLPVSVSGAAPTAEEAAAAAITMNLGCHFPSSVQSACRDAASPAALSALKDNIVVNIVHMDELFEGGSGGGGGGAAVSTLAKSRSTELSLERGASRGSLTLFQGGSHLDLPASGAASASPSASLLSPPLGRAEAPATNAYAVVQQKSALTFYGSGDESLFHFLVNRCAGMESQVLYLHGAHRVKVITSTSALLPSAAAILTESGLAGVLGAAQMLAFHKVASRQSAARALAAAEPLDAHALAAFVAHLKGYFSLRIRMADEDAGVAAADAVVVAAAPVDAVVEVCEPHLLNLSTAAFLEWVVYGWIPALSRQFAQPSVQLHFQFHSLGMAAQRQQPGATNVSAYANTVTFLVEAVPLFRIEYPRTVMPRAAPAPQAEGSSEEDAMSIVDCLYAGDDAEEMEGLLAELQQVTRASLDRMEQVENAKAGVPAAASPVNTTHVPEDAEGKAAAAAGPSSMPTLERSTRDLHQLSEDIQHALSVLQDARQRGHPDVVLLLANMRSHLLPALLAAYRGWHVAQRRATTKSAATTPADAAAATAPEYPSCLRQLDGCLYHKERAQWIRLAEPSSILAAALLHLYRPLPPSTPCTPLITKGSAAGREFELKKPVGSEAAAAASATPHIAFAVECTHTASSPDMSPATRSGQPPLLSMVSQLSPAEALAVLRHSGRADAASPTSLKCTLSGYQSVVHLGVGGPAGLAGGAVATLSGAASVASMIGGGTGNAEPTITVDVLFPLSFAALHVLYTDGAPFDICAALVRCRPFSTDGGKSHSRFFVTQDGRFLIKSVKPMELRHFREWAPRYFARMEEHYTSLQRAQQPQPSDGETCAHLFEAQSTLGKIMGLYTVHVQGSRGRASASPATSSGAGLGDTTPQLWGLLTDGTHCFMVVEQLLFQRPVREKWDLKGSQRNRTTEQTAAVRLDVDLVQERLRLGNFFFCTPEAKSLLMDHLSRDTALLADSGIMDYSLMVSVGDGSVCVGMIDFLHPYSSAKVLESKMKSSLDTMLGYTRRDPTIIDPASYAARFMLWMDGYFNGVPDRLFPLTSVRQLKEDQESGVVEKRPHLPPLSSETAKR from the coding sequence ATGCCAACAGATCGCTCTCTATGGGTGGAGGACAAGTATGCACTGCGATGTCGCGGGTGTGGCAAGAAGTTCACGGTctttcgccgtcgccaccactgccgcaggtGTGGTCAGGTATTCTGCTACGAGTGCCTCAACCCTCTACCAACAGCAGCCTCCACACCACAAAACATCGTCTTCAGCGTCTACCAGTGGttttcgccgtcgccggctaCGCCGCTTAGCACGCCGACATCAGCCCAAGCGCGGAAGACTACTGAGAAAACTGAAGTTGTCGGCAGTAGCCGCgacggggctgctgctgcggcgggcgctaccgccgccgcagcggagctTTCTATGCGTctgtgctgtcgctgcgctgccaccATTGCAGAGAACGCTGCGCGCGAAGCCTCGGTGTCGCATGACGAGTTTGAACCCTCTTCGCTTCCAGTCCACAGCACCGCCCCATTGGGGCCGATGATGCCGTCGCCCCTTATGCGGAGTGTGTCACTACCGTGCCCGCCGCTATCGCAGCTGAATACGCCAATGCGACTCAGCGGGAGGGGTCTTCCTGAAGGGGCGCCATCGCCCGCCCCACGGCGTACCCCGCCATCCTTCGAAGCGGCGCGTCAGTCGGAAGCCGAAGGCCCCCCTTACATGGTGGCCCCCGAGTTGCTGGAAGGCACAGCAAGGCATGCGGAGACAGCAGAGGAGCGCGAGGTCACGTACTCCATCGGCCGCGTTCGGCGTCCACCGCCGTCGGTCATGACGCAGTGGTGGAAAGCTCATCAAGAGGCTCTGACCAACAAGGAAGCGCGCACCTTCCCGGTGCAGCGGACAGGCCCGTGCGCATCTACGTTGGAGAGTGCCGGAGCACTTGTGCGGACGCTGAGCGGCCACGCCGACTTTCACGCGCGCTTCTTCCTGGAAGAAGATGTGACGCAGTCACCATCGGACCCCAATGGTGGCGTGATGGGGAGCGCAGCCGTCGTccctgttgctgccgctccggcgccgccgcgcggatTCCTGGACGACTTCGGCGCTGCATGCACGACCCACCTCGAGGCGCGTATTCAGCACATGCTTCAATCTTATTTCCCTAACCTTGGCGGACCGCGACTGTGTTGCCACCTCGCTGATGTTGCCTGGCACATCGTGTGCCACACTGTTGTCGCCCTCGACGCCAATATTTTGGACCACTTGTCCAGCTTCTTCATCCTGGACCCCGCGCAGCCGGCACAGTGTATCGTGTACCCGGGCCTGGTAAACCGTCGACGTCTGCCTTCGAAGCGAGTCATGAGCCCGTGCGACCAtccgcgcgtgctgctgctcgcgggGCACCTCTCCTACCCAGTGCAGCCGGCCGAAGACCTCGTTGAATATGTGCGTTCTTACAGCGGCTACCTGGACAAGTTGTTCCAGCGGCTGGTGATGTGGCACCCCGACGTGATTGTTGTCGAGGGCGGCATGCACCATtacctgcgcgcgcgcatcgaggaggagggccaGATGCGCCTCGTGCTGGACGTTGGTCGTGACTTTCTCGTCCAGCTATCATGGTGCTTGCGTGCTGACATCATCGCTGACCTTCAGTACGTTGGCGTTGGCGACTTGgccaccacagcgccgctggGTCACTGCACCCGCTTCGAGGTGCTCGAGTTGGCAGAGGAAGTGCACTGTTGCGGCTTCCGCGGCTTCGACGCGCTGTCGTTCCACACCCTCGTCCTCCGCGGCGGTTGTCCGAGCGGGGGCGTCGTTGcgcacgacagcagcgacggcgagcagcagtggGAAACAATGGAGAAGGTGGTAAGGGAGGCAGTTGTCGTTGCCTATCATCTGGCTCTGCAggcgcacggcgccgctgcacttgTACGCAAAGGCCTGCCTGTTTCCGTGAgtggtgcagcgccgacCGCAgaggaagccgccgccgccgccatcacaaTGAATCTCGGATGCCACTTCCCGTCGTCGGTACAGTCCGCgtgccgcgacgccgcgaGTCCCGCTGCGCTGTCTGCCCTGAAGGACAACATCGTGGTGAACATTGTGCACATGGATGAGCTATTCGAGGGGGGatccggcggcggtggcggaggtgccgcCGTGAGCACACTGGCCAAGTCGCGGAGCACCGAGCTGTCCCTCGAGCGCGGCGCCTCTCGTGGCTCGCTCACGCTTTTCCAAGGTGGCTCACACCTCGACTTAcctgccagcggcgctgcatcagcgTCACCCAGCGCTTCGCTGCTAAGCCCGCCTCTCGGACGCGCTgaggcgccagcgacgaATGCCtacgcggtggtgcagcagaaATCCGCCTTGACCTTCTACGGTTCCGGAGACGAGAGCCTCTTTCACTTTCTGGTGaaccgctgcgccggcatgGAGTCGCAGGTGCTCTACTTGCACGGCGCGCATCGAGTGAAGGTGATCACGTCGACCAGTGCACTTCTCCCCTCTGCAGCAGCCATACTCACTGAGAGCGGTCTCGCGGGCGTCTTGGGTGCTGCGCAGATGCTGGCGTTTCACAAGGTTGCATCGCGGCAGAGCGCTGCGAGGGCGctggccgcggcggagcCGCTGGACGCTCATGCATTAGCCGCCTTTGTTGCGCACCTGAAAGGATACTTTTCTCTTCGAATCCGCATGGCGGACGAGGATGCAGgggtagcggcggcggatgcggtGGTCGTGGCTGCCGCCCCGGTCGACGCTGTGGTGGAGGTCTGCGAGCCGCATCTCCTCAAcctctccaccgccgccttcctgGAGTGGGTGGTATACGGCTGGATACCCGCGCTCTCGAGGCAATTTGCGCAGCCGAGTGTGCAGTTGCACTTCCAGTTCCATTCCCTAGGGatggctgcgcagcggcagcaacccGGTGCTACCAATGTCTCCGCCTACGCTAATACCGTGACATTCCTGGTAGAGGCGGTGCCTCTGTTTCGCATCGAGTACCCGCGAACCGTGATGCCGCGCGCCGCTCCCGCACCACAGGCAGAGGGTTCTTCTGAGGAGGATGCGATGAGCATCGTCGATTGTCTCTACGCCGGAGACGACGCCGAGGAAATGGAGGGTCTTCTCgccgagctgcagcaggtgacCCGCGCCTCCTTGGATCGGATGGAGCAGGTGGAGAACGCCAAGGCAGGTGtgccggctgcagcgtccCCGGTAAACACTACACACGTTCCAGAAGACGCGGAAGGAaaggcagccgccgccgccgggccGTCTTCGATGCCCACTCTGGAGCGCTCCACGAGGGACTTGCACCAGCTGTCGGAAGACATACAGCACGCGCTCTCAGTCCTTCAAGATGCACGCCAGCGTGGGCATCCGGATGTGGTGCTTCTTCTTGCCAATATGCGCAGTCACCTGCTCCCCGCGCTGTTGGCCGCGTATCGCGGCTGgcacgtggcgcagcggaggGCCACCACGAAGAGTGCCGCCACTACCCCagcagacgctgccgcggctaCCGCGCCTGAATACCCTTCTTGCCTTCGTCAGCTGGACGGATGCCTGTATCACAAGGAGCGTGCGCAGTGGATTCGCCTGGCGGAGCCATCGAGCATCCTCGCCGCAGCCCTGCTTCACCTCTATCGGCCCCTTCCACCCAGCACGCCTTGCACACCATTGATCACAAAGGGTTCAGCTGCCGGCAGGGAGTTTGAACTGAAGAAGCCTGtcggcagcgaagcagcagcggcggcatcggccaCACCCCATATAGCCTTTGCTGTGGaatgcacacacactgcATCGTCGCCGGACATGAGCCCGGCCACGCGATCGGGAcagccgccactgctgtcgATGGTAAGCCAGCTGTCACCAGCAGAGGCGCTCGCGGTGCTTCGCCATAGCGGCAGAGCAGATGCGGCATCGCCCACGTCGCTGAAGTGCACGCTCTCTGGGTATCAGTCGGTGGTGCAcctcggcgtcggcggacCTGCTGGGCTCGCAGGtggggcggtggcgacgctcagcggtgccgcgagTGTGGCCAGCATGATCGGTGGTGGCACTGGCAACGCGGAGCCCACCATCACCGTGGACGTGCTCTTCCCCCTCAGCTTTGCAGCCCTGCACGTGCTCTACACGGACGGCGCTCCCTTTGACATCTGtgcagcgctggtgcggtGTCGGCCCTtcagcaccgacggcggcaaGTCGCATTCGAGATTCTTTGTGACGCAGGACGGACGCTTTCTCATCAAGTCCGTGAAACCGATGGAGCTGCGCCACTTCCGAGAGTGGGCACCCCGCTACTTTGCAAGGATGGAAGAGCACTACACGTCGTTGCAgcgggcgcagcagccgcagccgtctGACGGTGAGACCTGCGCGCACCTGTTTGAGGCGCAGTCAACGCTGGGAAAGATAATGGGCCTCTACACCGTTCACGTGCAAGGTTCGCGCGGCAGAGCTTCGGCGTCGCCCGCCACGTCCTCCGGCGCAGGGCTTGGCGACACCACACCGCAGCTGTGGGGCCTCCTCACGGACGGAACGCACTGCTTCATGGTGGTCGAGCAGCTTCTTTTTCAGCGACCAGTGCGGGAGAAGTGGGACCTGAAGGGCAGCCAGCGCAACCGCACGACAGAGCAgacggctgcggtgcgccTTGACGTCGACCTTGTTCAAGAGCGTCTACGGCTGGGCAACTTCTTCTTTTGCACGCCGGAGGCGAAGAGTCTATTGATGGACCACCTCTCCCGCGACaccgcgctgctggctgACAGCGGCATCATGGACTACTCGCTCATGGTCTctgtcggcgacggcagcgtgtgcgtgggcatGATCGACTTTTTGCACCCGTACTCATCCGCTAAGGTGCTCGAGTCGAAGATGAAGTCCAGCCTAGACACAATGCTCGGCTACACCCGCCGTGACCCAACCATCATCGATCCAGCAAGCTACGCGGCGCGGTTTATGCTCTGGATGGATGGCTACTTCAACGGCGTCCCAGATCGGCTGTTCCCGCTTACCAGTGTGCGGCAGCTGAAGGAAGACCAGGAAAGCGGTGTGGTCGAAAAGCGGCCCCACCTCCCACCTCTGTCCAGCGAGACAGCGAAGAGGTAG